In Corynebacterium guangdongense, one DNA window encodes the following:
- the truA gene encoding tRNA pseudouridine(38-40) synthase TruA, whose amino-acid sequence MTDTIRLRLDIAYDGTAFHGWAAQKDPDLRTVQGTLENALSLILRTDAVLTVAGRTDAGVHASGQVAHLDVPAHSLQQRSIDGDPHRLVRRLGRFLPDDVRVSEIRRVSRDFDARFSALRRHYVYRLTTHQSGALPTRAADTATWVRPVDVRLMQEAATALIGLHDFAAFCKARPNATTIRDLQVFSWADVSTVAEPNLYEATVVADAFCWSMVRSLVGACLVIGEGRRDVSLIDALLAQDSRSSLIPVAPAKGLSLTGVDYPAEEELAARALLTRATREPGQSRG is encoded by the coding sequence ATGACCGACACCATCCGCCTGCGCCTCGACATCGCCTATGACGGCACCGCCTTCCACGGCTGGGCAGCCCAGAAGGACCCGGACCTGCGTACCGTCCAGGGCACTCTGGAGAACGCGTTGTCCCTCATCCTGCGCACCGACGCCGTGCTCACCGTGGCCGGGCGCACCGACGCCGGCGTCCACGCCTCGGGGCAGGTCGCCCATCTGGACGTCCCGGCGCACTCGCTGCAGCAGCGCTCCATCGACGGCGACCCGCACCGCCTGGTCCGCCGCCTCGGGCGCTTCCTGCCCGACGACGTCCGCGTGTCCGAGATCCGGCGGGTGAGCAGGGATTTCGACGCCCGCTTCTCCGCCCTGCGACGTCACTACGTCTACCGTCTCACCACCCACCAGTCCGGCGCCCTGCCGACCCGCGCGGCCGACACGGCGACCTGGGTACGCCCGGTCGACGTCCGCCTCATGCAGGAGGCCGCCACCGCGCTGATCGGGCTCCACGACTTCGCGGCGTTCTGCAAGGCCCGCCCCAACGCCACCACCATCCGTGACCTCCAGGTCTTCTCCTGGGCGGACGTGAGCACCGTCGCCGAGCCGAACCTCTACGAGGCCACGGTCGTCGCCGACGCCTTCTGCTGGTCCATGGTGCGTTCGCTGGTGGGCGCCTGCCTCGTCATCGGGGAGGGGCGCCGCGACGTCTCACTGATCGACGCGCTGCTGGCCCAGGACTCCCGGTCCTCCCTCATCCCGGTGGCACCGGCGAAGGGGCTCAGCCTGACCGGGGTGGATTACCCGGCCGAGGAGGAGCTTGCGGCCCGCGCCCTGCTGACGCGTGCCACACGGGAACCCGGGCAGTCGAGGGGATAG
- a CDS encoding DUF6541 family protein — translation MDAVDLSVVWWAIAVSTLPGFLLGWVSGLRLPWAVAASVPLSYSVYGLSGWLLGLSPWEFTPLSVALCWLIALALAAAWRAVVFAVGRRRRRQAGEAAPTRAGPRQWLRDLGPGVLPFLGVAGAASWLIWRSMTWLAATPGGARNIFQGWDVQWHASVVRWILETGVASPTRAGELQHIELHDPLYYPVAFHAGAALVAELGDAHPIAALNAISIVLPSLGLPLSVALLAWVMVGGRGFVAQIGAGLAAIIAAGVPALYWIGQYVGAWPYLAAIAVSGIVAAVFLRVPGRPVSAFAAAFALTGLTQLHPSAVTIVVLVVALWWLLALVWRPARPDLNPVWARVRDILLLAVTGAAGLLLLLPQVLAGRDQAEEVSDWTTSDSAELGEAWARAFLLDTRHVSDFFPGWDPVVLLVLAGVGALVLMIWRRNFWAPVFYLLSVVMTANALHALEFPGVDLLTVVAGLHYNTAHRLVMPVAMMTAAAAGVGLAAAIRLLTGGPVAALVDRRRGAWRTGSGIAAVLAAVLAGAATLYVVDANTTPGARQAYQTSRTTTRMVDDHDLQAWDWLAQQPLAYDGLIAGEPADGMGWMYAYNGLPSLHRHYQWPGTPRDSATDLTYWNADLLGAGLGDDPDAPNPVDEAAAELGLTYYYLSPGSFWWFQKPRWELLHGLWTSDAVTPVYLDGSVVIFAVNDAFTDAELERVIDSGRRHSPDPVPAVAVPEPSP, via the coding sequence GTGGACGCGGTAGACCTCAGCGTTGTCTGGTGGGCGATCGCCGTCAGTACCCTGCCGGGATTCCTGCTCGGCTGGGTCTCTGGGCTGCGCCTGCCCTGGGCGGTGGCCGCCTCCGTGCCGCTGAGCTACAGCGTCTACGGGCTGTCCGGCTGGCTGCTGGGACTCTCCCCGTGGGAGTTCACGCCGCTGTCGGTCGCGCTGTGCTGGCTGATCGCCCTCGCCCTCGCCGCGGCGTGGCGGGCGGTGGTGTTCGCCGTGGGGAGGCGTCGGCGTCGTCAAGCGGGCGAGGCGGCCCCGACCCGGGCCGGACCCCGCCAGTGGCTGCGGGACCTGGGCCCGGGCGTGCTCCCCTTCCTCGGCGTGGCCGGGGCGGCGAGCTGGCTGATCTGGCGGTCGATGACCTGGCTGGCGGCGACCCCCGGCGGGGCGCGCAACATCTTCCAGGGCTGGGACGTGCAGTGGCACGCCAGCGTCGTTCGCTGGATTCTCGAGACCGGCGTGGCCTCGCCGACCCGGGCGGGCGAGCTCCAGCACATCGAGCTTCACGATCCGCTGTACTATCCGGTGGCCTTCCACGCCGGGGCGGCGCTGGTCGCCGAGCTCGGTGACGCGCACCCGATCGCCGCGCTCAACGCGATCAGCATCGTCCTGCCGTCGTTGGGGCTGCCGTTGTCGGTGGCGCTGCTGGCGTGGGTGATGGTCGGCGGCCGGGGATTCGTCGCCCAGATCGGCGCGGGGCTGGCGGCCATCATCGCCGCCGGCGTTCCGGCGCTGTACTGGATCGGCCAGTACGTGGGCGCGTGGCCGTACCTGGCGGCGATCGCCGTCTCCGGCATCGTGGCGGCGGTCTTTCTCCGGGTGCCGGGCCGCCCAGTCTCGGCCTTCGCCGCCGCGTTCGCGCTGACGGGTCTGACCCAGCTGCACCCCTCTGCGGTCACCATCGTCGTCCTCGTCGTGGCGTTGTGGTGGCTGCTGGCGCTGGTGTGGCGACCGGCCCGTCCTGACCTGAACCCGGTGTGGGCACGGGTGCGCGACATCCTCCTCCTCGCCGTCACCGGCGCCGCCGGGCTGCTCCTGCTGCTGCCGCAGGTGCTGGCGGGCCGTGACCAGGCCGAGGAGGTGTCCGACTGGACGACCTCGGACTCCGCGGAGCTGGGGGAGGCCTGGGCCCGGGCCTTCCTGCTGGACACGCGCCACGTCTCCGACTTCTTCCCGGGCTGGGATCCGGTGGTGCTGCTGGTGCTGGCCGGCGTCGGCGCGCTCGTGCTCATGATCTGGCGCCGCAACTTCTGGGCCCCGGTGTTCTACCTGTTGAGCGTCGTGATGACCGCCAACGCCCTGCACGCGCTGGAGTTTCCGGGCGTCGACCTGCTCACGGTGGTCGCCGGGCTGCACTACAACACCGCGCACCGCCTGGTCATGCCGGTGGCGATGATGACGGCGGCCGCGGCGGGCGTCGGTCTGGCCGCGGCGATCCGGCTGCTCACCGGCGGCCCCGTCGCCGCGCTGGTCGACCGCAGGCGCGGCGCCTGGCGCACGGGCAGCGGGATCGCCGCCGTCCTGGCGGCGGTGCTGGCGGGGGCGGCGACACTCTACGTCGTCGACGCGAACACCACCCCGGGCGCCCGTCAGGCGTACCAGACCTCGCGCACCACCACCCGGATGGTCGACGACCACGACCTGCAAGCATGGGACTGGCTCGCGCAGCAGCCGCTGGCCTACGACGGCCTCATCGCCGGCGAACCCGCCGACGGCATGGGCTGGATGTACGCCTACAACGGGCTGCCGTCGCTGCACCGCCACTACCAGTGGCCGGGCACGCCACGGGACTCCGCCACCGACCTGACCTACTGGAACGCCGACCTGCTCGGCGCCGGGCTCGGCGACGACCCGGACGCCCCGAACCCGGTGGACGAGGCCGCCGCGGAGCTGGGCCTGACCTACTACTACCTCTCCCCGGGCAGCTTCTGGTGGTTCCAGAAGCCGCGCTGGGAGCTGCTGCACGGACTGTGGACCTCGGACGCGGTCACCCCGGTCTACCTGGACGGTTCGGTGGTGATCTTCGCCGTCAACGACGCGTTCACCGACGCCGAACTTGAGCGGGTCATCGACTCCGGGCGCCGTCACTCGCCGGACCCCGTCCCAGCGGTTGCCGTTCCCGAGCCCTCGCCCTAG
- the eccB gene encoding type VII secretion protein EccB: MALADRENRDGQAIRPTTKAQVSGHRFLRRRVEHGLVFGDIRMIHDPLGARRRAMLFGAVATALTGLGAGLLAWLSPNPDPGDAVILQDSRGQLYVQLAETVHPVGNLTSAQLIAGGPDQPAAIGDKQLGERTLGAPVGIPGAPSLVVEPGPLAWIVCTDQADGSVTVVAGPRPPASAAALASLSGTDWLITGEGRRALPDEHSELGRVLRRRLGVEAATPRLQLAPEVLGVVPELPGWRAPKGPVELLKAGERHHLLVDAAVAPLSTLQAEILLDLGAGVTDIERADLAEYPDARVPEPWLPAEPVDLGGDSCLSPAGVHAAPDTPPVPLSGAGVADRFATTAGGAVAVDTGGGHFLIGASGTRHALTPDSLAALGVTQPEHADWSVIRLLPEGPPLDREQALTGTY; this comes from the coding sequence ATGGCGTTGGCGGACAGGGAGAACCGGGACGGCCAGGCCATTCGGCCGACGACGAAGGCGCAGGTGTCCGGGCACCGGTTCCTGCGCAGACGGGTCGAGCACGGGCTTGTCTTCGGCGACATCCGGATGATCCACGACCCGCTGGGCGCGCGTCGGCGGGCCATGCTCTTCGGGGCGGTGGCCACGGCGCTGACCGGCCTGGGCGCCGGGCTCCTGGCCTGGCTGAGCCCGAACCCCGATCCCGGCGACGCGGTCATCCTGCAGGATTCGCGCGGGCAGCTCTACGTTCAGCTGGCGGAGACGGTCCATCCGGTCGGCAACCTCACCTCGGCGCAGCTGATAGCGGGCGGCCCCGATCAGCCGGCGGCCATCGGGGACAAGCAGCTCGGGGAGCGCACCCTTGGCGCCCCCGTCGGGATCCCGGGTGCGCCGAGCCTGGTGGTGGAGCCGGGGCCGCTGGCCTGGATCGTGTGCACCGACCAGGCCGACGGGAGCGTCACGGTGGTGGCGGGGCCGCGGCCCCCTGCCTCCGCCGCGGCCCTGGCCTCGCTGTCGGGCACCGACTGGCTCATCACCGGCGAGGGGCGGCGGGCGCTGCCCGACGAGCACTCCGAGCTGGGCCGGGTGCTGCGCCGCCGGTTGGGCGTGGAGGCCGCGACACCGAGGCTGCAGCTGGCCCCGGAGGTGCTCGGCGTCGTGCCGGAGCTGCCCGGATGGCGCGCGCCGAAGGGCCCGGTCGAGCTGCTGAAGGCGGGGGAGCGCCACCACCTGCTCGTCGACGCCGCGGTCGCGCCTCTGAGCACCCTGCAGGCGGAAATCCTGCTCGACCTCGGGGCAGGCGTCACCGACATCGAGCGCGCGGACCTGGCGGAGTACCCCGACGCCCGCGTGCCCGAGCCGTGGCTGCCGGCGGAGCCGGTGGACCTCGGCGGGGACTCCTGCCTCAGCCCGGCCGGGGTGCACGCCGCCCCGGACACCCCGCCCGTGCCCCTGTCCGGGGCGGGGGTGGCCGACCGTTTCGCCACCACCGCGGGTGGGGCGGTGGCCGTGGACACCGGTGGCGGCCACTTCCTCATCGGCGCCTCCGGCACCCGACACGCGCTCACCCCCGACAGCCTCGCCGCGCTCGGCGTCACGCAGCCGGAGCACGCTGACTGGTCGGTGATCCGACTGCTTCCGGAGGGCCCGCCGCTGGACCGGGAGCAGGCGCTGACCGGGACTTATTGA
- a CDS encoding FAD-binding oxidoreductase, giving the protein MSVRDSIVNSLGTLSDGLGARMPGRGLDYRPVQPVGWYAHEQAVTRLVESFAAVPAGERVRLAKKTSNLFRGRGKTDVPGLDVAGLGGVIEIDPVARTAEVQGMCTYEELVDATLAHGLAPLVVPQLKTITLGGAVSGMGVEATSFRNGLPHESVLEMDVLTGTGEIITCSPERNVDLFRGFPNSYGSLGYAVRLKIELEEVSRYVALRHVRFHDPVSYAEAMGRVAETREWEGVEVHGLDGVAFGPGELYLILATKTDEEGPVSDYTREHVYYRSIQHPEGTIHDRLTTRDYIWRWDVDWFWCSRAFGAQDPTIRKLWPRDLLRSSFYWKLIGLDRKYDVEHNLINKPRGLPHRERVVQDIEVTVDKLPEWLDWFFSASDIQPMWLCPIRLREGVERLSNTGEVLADESNPWPLYPLKPGTTWINAGFWSAVPGDHVSADAEPGAFNKVIEARVHDLGGHKSLYSEAFYTREQFESLYGGDLPEELKKIYDPQGRFPGLYDKTVSGA; this is encoded by the coding sequence ATGAGTGTTCGAGACAGCATCGTCAATTCACTGGGCACGCTCTCTGACGGCCTGGGGGCCAGGATGCCCGGGCGCGGCCTTGACTACCGTCCGGTGCAGCCGGTCGGCTGGTACGCGCACGAGCAGGCGGTGACCCGGCTCGTCGAGAGTTTCGCGGCCGTGCCGGCCGGGGAACGCGTGCGGCTGGCGAAGAAGACCTCGAATCTTTTCCGCGGCCGCGGCAAGACCGACGTGCCCGGTCTCGACGTCGCCGGGCTCGGCGGCGTCATCGAGATCGACCCCGTCGCCCGGACCGCCGAGGTGCAGGGCATGTGCACCTATGAGGAGCTTGTCGACGCCACCCTCGCCCACGGGCTGGCGCCGCTGGTCGTCCCGCAGCTCAAGACCATCACCCTCGGCGGGGCGGTGAGCGGCATGGGCGTGGAGGCCACGTCCTTCCGCAACGGGCTGCCCCACGAATCCGTCCTGGAGATGGACGTGCTCACCGGCACCGGCGAGATCATCACCTGCTCCCCGGAGCGCAACGTCGATCTCTTCCGCGGCTTCCCCAACTCCTACGGCTCACTGGGCTACGCCGTGCGCCTGAAGATCGAGCTGGAGGAGGTGTCACGTTACGTCGCCCTGCGTCACGTCCGCTTCCACGACCCCGTCTCCTACGCCGAGGCCATGGGCCGGGTCGCCGAGACCCGCGAGTGGGAGGGCGTCGAGGTGCACGGCCTCGACGGCGTCGCCTTCGGCCCCGGGGAGCTCTACCTCATCCTCGCCACCAAGACCGACGAGGAGGGTCCGGTCAGCGACTACACCCGCGAGCACGTCTACTACCGCTCCATCCAGCATCCCGAGGGCACCATCCACGACCGGCTCACCACCCGCGACTACATCTGGCGCTGGGACGTCGACTGGTTCTGGTGCTCCCGGGCCTTCGGCGCGCAGGACCCGACGATCCGCAAGCTCTGGCCCCGGGACCTGCTGCGATCCTCCTTCTACTGGAAGCTCATCGGCCTCGACCGCAAGTACGACGTCGAGCACAACCTGATCAACAAACCCCGGGGGCTGCCGCACCGCGAGCGGGTGGTGCAGGACATCGAGGTCACCGTCGACAAGCTCCCGGAGTGGCTGGACTGGTTCTTCTCCGCCAGCGACATCCAGCCGATGTGGCTGTGCCCGATCCGCCTGCGCGAGGGCGTCGAGCGTCTGAGCAACACCGGCGAAGTGCTTGCCGACGAGTCCAACCCGTGGCCGCTCTACCCCCTCAAGCCGGGCACGACGTGGATCAACGCCGGCTTCTGGTCGGCGGTGCCGGGCGACCACGTCTCCGCCGACGCCGAACCGGGCGCCTTCAACAAGGTCATCGAGGCCAGGGTCCACGACCTGGGCGGGCACAAGTCGCTCTACTCCGAGGCCTTCTACACACGCGAGCAGTTCGAGTCGCTCTACGGCGGCGACCTGCCCGAGGAACTGAAGAAGATCTACGACCCGCAGGGCCGATTCCCCGGCCTCTACGACAAGACGGTTTCCGGGGCGTGA
- a CDS encoding class I SAM-dependent methyltransferase, with translation MAFQPLTVAEIIDTMVTPPNPYRWEAFDGSATGPEDAKYTVKITSPEGLSYMATSPGDLGLARAWMTGGIVVEGEHLAYPYGIFDSLRDLYSQFRKPGPGELVEIYRSLRTMGALKVQPVPEIERQGWLERTLRDGLTRHSKQRDADVISSHYDVGNDFYELFLGKEMTYTCAYYPHEDASLDEAQDNKFRLVFEKLRLKAGDRHLDLGCGWGGMVRYAARRGVKSLGVTLSKQQAEWAQAKIKEEGLEDLAEVRHCDVRDVTESGFDGISAIGLLEHIGVDNYAEFFTTFSGKLRDGGLLLNHCITNFDNHRSMKGGFVDRYIFPDGELTGSGTVIREMQDNGLEVLHEENLRFDYARTLRDWCLNLRENWEEAVELVGEDTAKLWGMYMAGSQWGFENNVVQLHQVLGMKLDDRGGRAGVPERRWWNDSPWDEIEKYHA, from the coding sequence ATGGCCTTTCAACCGTTGACCGTCGCCGAGATCATCGACACGATGGTCACCCCGCCGAACCCCTACCGCTGGGAAGCCTTCGACGGTTCAGCCACCGGCCCCGAGGACGCGAAGTACACGGTGAAGATCACCAGCCCGGAGGGGCTGTCCTACATGGCGACCTCCCCGGGCGACCTCGGCCTGGCGCGCGCCTGGATGACCGGCGGCATCGTCGTCGAGGGCGAGCACCTGGCCTACCCCTACGGCATCTTCGACTCTCTGCGTGACCTCTACTCCCAGTTCCGCAAGCCGGGCCCCGGCGAGCTGGTCGAGATCTACCGTTCCCTGCGCACCATGGGCGCGCTCAAGGTGCAGCCGGTGCCGGAGATCGAGCGCCAGGGCTGGCTCGAGCGCACGCTTCGCGACGGCCTGACCCGCCACTCCAAACAGCGCGACGCCGACGTCATCTCCTCGCACTACGACGTCGGCAACGACTTCTACGAACTCTTCCTGGGCAAGGAAATGACCTACACCTGCGCCTACTACCCGCACGAGGACGCCTCCCTGGACGAGGCGCAGGACAACAAGTTCCGCCTCGTCTTCGAGAAGCTGCGGCTCAAGGCCGGCGACCGTCACCTCGACCTCGGCTGTGGCTGGGGCGGCATGGTCCGCTACGCCGCCCGGCGCGGCGTGAAGTCCCTCGGCGTGACGCTGTCCAAGCAGCAGGCGGAGTGGGCGCAGGCCAAGATCAAGGAGGAGGGCCTCGAGGACCTGGCGGAGGTGCGGCACTGCGACGTCCGCGACGTCACCGAATCCGGTTTCGACGGGATCTCCGCCATCGGCCTGCTCGAGCACATCGGCGTCGACAACTACGCCGAGTTCTTCACCACCTTCTCCGGCAAGCTGCGCGACGGCGGCCTGCTGCTCAACCACTGCATCACCAACTTCGACAACCACCGGTCGATGAAGGGCGGGTTCGTCGACCGCTACATCTTCCCGGACGGCGAACTCACCGGCTCCGGCACCGTCATCCGCGAGATGCAGGACAACGGCCTGGAGGTCCTCCACGAGGAGAACCTGCGCTTCGACTACGCCCGCACCCTGCGCGACTGGTGCCTCAACCTCCGGGAGAACTGGGAGGAGGCCGTCGAGCTGGTCGGCGAGGACACCGCCAAACTGTGGGGCATGTACATGGCCGGCTCCCAGTGGGGCTTCGAGAACAACGTGGTCCAGCTGCACCAGGTCCTCGGCATGAAGCTCGATGACCGGGGCGGCCGCGCCGGGGTGCCGGAGCGGCGCTGGTGGAACGACTCCCCGTGGGACGAGATCGAGAAGTACCACGCATAG
- a CDS encoding TIGR02611 family protein, translating into MRQMVAERIERFEHRWEERKKTTRLGFLIRPVTIVVGVLVLAIGIITIPLPGQGWLTTFLGVGILSLEVAWARGLLSWGVGVYDDFFAWYRRQSRVVRWSLVVAMLLVIWLMFLVMGWLFWAMGGLTWIDFFYGDWLGLEKFN; encoded by the coding sequence ATGAGACAGATGGTCGCGGAACGCATCGAGCGTTTTGAGCACCGCTGGGAGGAACGCAAGAAGACGACCCGCCTCGGCTTCCTCATCCGCCCGGTCACCATCGTCGTCGGCGTCCTGGTGCTGGCCATCGGTATCATCACCATTCCGCTGCCTGGCCAGGGCTGGCTGACGACCTTCCTCGGCGTCGGCATCCTCTCCCTGGAGGTGGCGTGGGCCCGGGGCCTGCTGTCGTGGGGGGTGGGGGTCTACGACGACTTCTTCGCCTGGTACCGCCGCCAGTCCAGGGTGGTCCGCTGGTCGCTGGTGGTGGCAATGCTCCTCGTCATCTGGCTCATGTTCCTTGTGATGGGCTGGCTGTTCTGGGCGATGGGCGGCCTGACCTGGATCGACTTCTTCTACGGCGACTGGCTGGGGCTGGAGAAATTTAATTAG
- a CDS encoding DNA-methyltransferase, whose translation MESHESTVEELTASMYEVRDIKPYTQVSSMRDSYRLAEVHSGILFDLAEVAPLVGMSTSFIKRVVGSRRQIGLKDVLELLEQDAFSETFLPRSRVLPYLVEQKNVLSARSDLNGLHVGDALLMLDKLSFNTVQTVVTSPPYWAMRIYEDMVPTKWADGEICPFGFEQTPEGYLRHTAEILYKLLPVLKPEASVWWNLGDTYSTRTQIRGNAAEALRAMQGRDEKKWHDHKARRYSAGHAYLKDGEQSLIPSRIAERASRLGYFVKSMITWVKTASMPEPQQSRVSRNIETVIHLSVQRTPKFHKNAYHDLPVELGGKTASEPGKVSDSWLLPTSSGRGGHGAQFSLALPGRCIGLSSDEGDLVLDPFMGSGTTAVSADRLNRRWLGFETSETYAKIVASRLSESPIPLRFA comes from the coding sequence ATGGAATCCCATGAAAGCACGGTTGAGGAATTGACTGCTTCAATGTACGAGGTGAGGGATATTAAGCCCTATACCCAAGTATCGTCGATGAGGGATTCATACCGCTTAGCCGAAGTGCATTCTGGAATACTTTTTGACTTGGCAGAAGTCGCTCCGTTGGTCGGAATGTCAACGAGTTTTATAAAAAGGGTTGTTGGTTCCCGCAGGCAGATCGGGTTAAAGGACGTACTCGAACTCTTGGAGCAAGATGCGTTCTCTGAGACGTTTCTTCCTCGCAGTAGGGTTCTTCCGTATCTTGTTGAGCAGAAGAATGTACTGTCAGCGCGATCCGACTTGAATGGTCTCCATGTAGGCGACGCTCTTTTGATGCTGGACAAACTGTCGTTTAACACAGTTCAGACCGTCGTAACTTCTCCTCCGTACTGGGCAATGCGTATTTACGAAGACATGGTTCCGACGAAATGGGCTGATGGGGAGATTTGTCCGTTTGGTTTTGAACAAACCCCTGAAGGCTATCTTCGGCACACCGCCGAAATTCTTTACAAGCTGTTGCCGGTGTTGAAGCCTGAAGCTTCAGTCTGGTGGAACCTCGGAGATACCTATTCTACGAGGACTCAGATTCGCGGTAATGCTGCAGAAGCGCTTCGTGCTATGCAAGGACGTGATGAAAAGAAGTGGCACGATCATAAAGCCCGAAGATACTCTGCTGGACATGCATACTTAAAGGATGGGGAGCAGAGTTTGATTCCGTCGCGCATCGCTGAACGAGCATCGCGACTCGGCTATTTCGTGAAATCAATGATTACTTGGGTTAAGACTGCTTCGATGCCGGAGCCTCAACAGTCTCGGGTGAGTCGGAACATTGAAACTGTGATCCATTTGTCTGTTCAACGCACTCCCAAGTTTCATAAGAATGCGTACCATGATCTGCCTGTCGAACTAGGGGGCAAGACTGCTTCTGAACCTGGGAAGGTTTCTGATTCATGGTTGCTCCCTACCAGTTCTGGACGGGGAGGCCATGGTGCCCAGTTCTCGCTGGCGCTACCAGGACGTTGTATCGGGTTATCAAGTGATGAGGGCGACCTGGTTTTAGATCCCTTCATGGGTTCTGGAACAACAGCAGTCTCTGCCGATAGGCTGAACAGGAGATGGCTGGGGTTTGAAACTTCAGAAACGTACGCCAAGATCGTGGCTAGTCGTTTAAGTGAGAGTCCTATCCCGTTGAGATTTGCCTAA
- a CDS encoding 5-methylcytosine restriction system specificity protein McrC gives MLSYNGALHLQVDGWIGTVELTNGDQLNIGSKYGDVNFLRMFLRANGIQDYSVEDLVDFGLGDSTPPHQLLVRGFIQRLRQVSTTGRKFAWQDRNLVSRFRPQTSRLFDAAMRAAILDPMPFHGTNQYRSYNNAENRVLVAASRAALEQITLDNFEKEDLALLRSWSAALPLFRRTQTFADLHAVESKLRSAKYYGARGYYRSALESAILILSKSGLTTLGASVITGDGFLVNSDILFETYARNILAESFVKQGFIFSKARPGTTSLFTNNQIFLEPDLLVAKGNQLTGLGDIKHKSPTAEDFYQVIVYAEQFNMKQTFILSAVDALSPQPETTLTTRGRPVSVTVIELPLSDLDVVEQRLENLDQFVDFRQISTG, from the coding sequence GTGCTTTCCTACAACGGCGCGCTTCATCTCCAAGTGGACGGATGGATTGGCACAGTTGAGTTGACTAACGGAGATCAACTCAATATCGGCTCTAAGTATGGCGACGTGAATTTTCTGCGAATGTTCCTGCGCGCGAACGGAATCCAGGACTACTCAGTCGAGGACCTTGTCGACTTTGGCCTTGGAGACTCTACTCCGCCCCACCAGCTGTTAGTACGTGGGTTTATACAACGTCTGCGCCAAGTTAGCACCACTGGTAGAAAATTCGCATGGCAAGATCGAAATCTCGTCTCACGGTTTCGTCCGCAAACTAGCAGGCTGTTCGACGCAGCTATGCGCGCAGCCATTCTAGATCCGATGCCGTTCCACGGAACTAATCAATATCGTTCCTACAACAATGCGGAGAACCGAGTTTTGGTTGCGGCTTCCCGAGCCGCGCTCGAGCAGATAACACTCGACAACTTCGAGAAAGAGGACCTCGCACTTCTCAGATCATGGTCAGCAGCTTTGCCTCTCTTTAGAAGAACCCAGACATTTGCGGATCTACACGCCGTGGAATCAAAGCTACGATCTGCAAAGTACTATGGAGCTCGAGGCTACTACCGATCCGCTCTTGAAAGCGCCATCCTCATCCTCAGCAAGAGCGGTCTTACGACTCTTGGGGCGAGTGTCATTACAGGAGACGGCTTCCTCGTAAATAGCGACATTTTGTTCGAGACATATGCCCGAAACATTCTTGCCGAATCTTTTGTTAAGCAGGGTTTTATCTTCAGTAAAGCAAGGCCTGGTACCACCAGTCTGTTCACCAACAATCAGATTTTTTTAGAACCCGATCTGCTAGTAGCGAAAGGAAATCAACTGACAGGCCTGGGAGATATAAAGCATAAATCTCCCACCGCTGAGGATTTTTACCAAGTAATTGTTTATGCAGAACAATTCAACATGAAGCAAACATTCATATTGTCGGCAGTCGATGCACTCTCACCTCAACCTGAGACCACACTTACGACTCGAGGACGGCCCGTTTCGGTAACCGTCATTGAGCTTCCATTGTCAGACCTAGACGTGGTTGAACAACGCTTGGAGAACCTCGATCAATTCGTTGATTTTAGGCAAATCTCAACGGGATAG